A stretch of Equus caballus isolate H_3958 breed thoroughbred chromosome 11, TB-T2T, whole genome shotgun sequence DNA encodes these proteins:
- the LOC100053733 gene encoding keratin-associated protein 4-11: protein MVSSCCGSVCSEHSCGQGLCQETCCRPSCDASSCCRPQCCISSCSRPSCSQSVCCQPTCCRPSCSVSSCCRPQCCISSCCRPGCSVSSCCRPQCCISSCCRPSCSVSSCCRPSCDVSSCCRPQCCISSCCRPSCSGSSSCGSTCCRPSCSVSSCCRPSCDVSSCCRPQCYISSCCRPSCSVSNCCQPQCCISSCCQPSCSSSSCCGASCCRPSCCLRPVCGRVSCHTTCYRPTCVISTCPRPVCCPSSCC from the coding sequence ATGGTCAGCTCCTGTTGTGGCTCCGTCTGCTCTGAGCACAGCTGTGGCCAAGGCCTCTGCCAGGAGACCTGCTGCCGCCCCAGCTGTGATGCGTCTAGCTGCTGCAGGCCCCAGTGCTGCATCTCCAGCTGCTCTCGCCCCAGCTGCAGCCAATCTGTATGCTGCCAGCCCACTTGCTGCCGCCCCAGCTGCAGCGTGTCCAGTTGCTGCAGGCCCCAGTGCTGCATCTCCAGCTGCTGCCGCCCAGGCTGCAGTGTGTCCAGCTGCTGCAGGCCCCAGTGCTGCATCTCCAGCTGCTGCCGCCCCAGCTGCAGTGTGTCCAGCTGCTGCCGCCCCAGCTGTGATGTGTCCAGCTGCTGCAGGCCCCAGTGCTGCATCTCCAGCTGCTGCCGCCCTTCTTGCAGTGGATCCAGTAGCTGTGGCTCTACCTGCTGCCGCCCCAGCTGCAGTGTGTCCAGCTGCTGCCGCCCCAGCTGTGATGTGTCCAGCTGCTGCAGGCCCCAGTGCTACATCTCCAGCTGCTGCCGCCCCAGCTGCAGTGTGTCCAACTGCTGCCAGCCCCAGTGCTGTAtctccagctgctgccagccCTCTTGCTCCAGTTCTAGCTGCTGCGGCGCCAGCTGCTGCCGCCCCTCCTGCTGTCTGCGCCCAGTCTGTGGCCGGGTCTCCTGCCACACCACTTGCTACCGCCCCACCTGTGTCATCTCCACCTGCCCCCGCCCTGTGTGCTGCCCCTCCTCTTGCTGCTGA